A portion of the Babylonia areolata isolate BAREFJ2019XMU chromosome 16, ASM4173473v1, whole genome shotgun sequence genome contains these proteins:
- the LOC143290734 gene encoding QRFP-like peptide receptor yields MTSSSQGVDSLKVVLTIGLICVLAVFCNLVVVVLTSRKSCSRQKSATSMYIVNLAVSDLILAGVTMPLILLDANIPEFTKNEWECKLKMALPLFNIYSSVCTMVIMSFDRVRVIIHSISTSRKQAAILLVVTWVLSLGLTAPQFYEYRLVEKWEEEENETELACSSAGRDPRFIRTYATLVLVLAYLLPLVLLTNNYVRVVVFVAKHAGSTRGQVSRAKLRVLRTIVTVTVVFVLLWLPYFVLFSIEEVTGTDDSSQFSSTPHVLKQLFVALSALSNPVVYFSLMPDYRRSLRLLLCPATCCSSRTFPVDAFRTGTLQGSEDVSGRAPGIAVYSIARVTSAQNHNHDDHDQQQQQQQQKIAWSRSSGQVEEGGPRLQARPACVVHL; encoded by the exons ATGACGTCCTCTTCACAGGGAGTGGACTCACTGAAGGTGGTGCTGACCATCGGCCTCATCTGTGTGCTGGCCGTGTTCTGcaacttggtggtggtggtcctgacCAGCCGGAAGTCCTGCAGCAGGCAGAAGAGCGCCACCAGCATGTACATCGTCAATCTGGCCGTCAGCGACCTCATCCTGGCCGGCGTCACCATGCCGCTCATACTGCTGGACGCTAACATTCCAGAGTTTACCAAAA ACGAGTGGGAATGTAAACTGAAGATGGCGCTGCCCCTCTTCAACATCTACAGCTCTGTGTGCACCATGGTCATCATGTCCTTTGACCGTGTCCGAGTCATCATCCACAGCATCAGCACCAGCCGGAAGCAGGCCGCCATCTTGCTGGTGGTCACGTGGGTGCTCTCCCTTGGGCTGACGGCGCCCCAGTTCTACGAGTACCGGCTGGTGGagaaatgggaggaggaggagaacgagacgGAGCTGGCCTGTAGTTCGGCCG gACGGGACCCGAGGTTCATCCGGACCTACGCCACCCTGGTGCTGGTTCTGGCCTACCTGCTGCCTCTGGTGCTGCTCACCAACAACTACGTGAGGGTCGTGGTGTTCGTCGCCAAGCACGCGGGCAGCACGCGAGGCCAGGTGTCACGTGCCAAGCTGCGCGTGCTGCGAACTATCGTCACTGTGACGGTGGTGTTCGTGCTCCTCTGGCTGCCCTATTTCGTTCTCTTCTCTATTGAG GAGGTGACAGGCACGGACGACTCGTCCCAGTTCTCCTCCACACCTCACGTGCTGAAGCAGCTGTTCGTGGCCCTGTCCGCCCTGTCCAACCCGGTGGTCTACTTCTCCCTCATGCCGGACTACCGGCGCTCCCTCAGGCTGCTGCTGTGCCCGGCAACCTGCTGCTCTTCCAGGACCTTCCCCGTCGACGCCTTCAGAACGGGCACCCTGCAGGGCTCCGAGGACGTGTCGGGCCGAGCCCCGGGGATCGCTGTTTACTCCATCGCCCGCGTGACGTCTGCCCAAAACCACAACCACGACGACCAcgaccagcaacagcagcagcagcagcagaagatcgCTTGGAGTCGGAGTTCTGgtcaggtggaggaaggggggcctCGTCTCCAGGCTCGTCCTGCCTGCGTGGTTCATTTATGA